The following coding sequences lie in one Micropterus dolomieu isolate WLL.071019.BEF.003 ecotype Adirondacks linkage group LG15, ASM2129224v1, whole genome shotgun sequence genomic window:
- the LOC123984158 gene encoding uncharacterized protein LOC123984158 isoform X2 → MGQLLSSEEEIAQVKDAIGSLLYDAMLEGGAIPDLGVVHPLLLANNDEGSDSPASLQEQLQQLKGDIENRAPTYLRDLIGRLSSFSDEPRLAGLVGLVVTMVMDMAYTSSKQSSGVKGKSAGSSSCQRVSELQEVMEEYLKRCRINLSDKSRLIQDSIRLEAQLSLILTQLKACLLGGDCDSRSLRHWASGAAFDTQVLGHLAGLEGQAEPLAARAALEQYKEDLAQIIPAYRRYKTSTVCVGKCRGGLLASCDTSSEVPEEGSMTGLTVTDRETGKSVTIPLSAMEIETGRRRTVSGPDTTCAPVSSDINLDLITSDQYAEAYLDHLFSDKGPVAELKNYFVKASDSLRTLRSEPGCTNKTGLRSGTEQSDGMHLEDRAEGVNGKQIMDRGKGDKQGKTERRGRREEVEESEQREESLKLSIVETQPDESLDHSLHSATST, encoded by the exons ATGGGCCAGCTGTTGTCATCAGAAGAAGAGATTGCTCAAGTGAAGGATGCAATTGGTTCTCTCCTCTACGACGCCATGTTGGAAGGCGGTGCCATACCTGACCTCGGAGTCGTCCACCCTCTCCTCCTAGCCAATAACGATGAGGGCTCTGACTCCCCGGCCAGCCTCCAGGAACAACTGCAACAG CTGAAGGGCGACATTGAGAACAGGGCGCCGACCTACCTGAGGGATCTGATCGGCCGATTGTCAAGCTTCTCAGATGAGCCCCGCCTGGCCGGCCTGGTGGGATTAGTGGTTACTATGGTGATGGACATGGCCTACACATCATCAAAGCAGTCATCAGGTGTGAAAGGGAAGTCAGCGGGGTCATCATCATGCCAG AGAGTCTCGGAGCTCCAGGAGGTGATGGAGGAGTACCTGAAGCGCTGTAGGATCAACCTAAGTGACAAAAGCAGGCTGATCCAGGACTCCATCAGACTTGAGGCCCAGCTTAGCCTCATCCTTACACAGCTGAAGGCCTGTCTGCTGGGGGGAGACTGTGACTCCAG GTCTCTGAGACACTGGGCCAGTGGAGCGGCATTTGACACCCAGGTGTTGGGTCACCTAGCTGGTCTTGAGGGTCAGGCAGAGCCTCTGGCTGCAAGGGCAGCACTGGAGCAATACAAGGAAGATCTCGCACAGATTATACCTGCTTACAG GCGTTATAAGACcagtactgtgtgtgttgggaAATGTCGAGGGGGTCTTCTAGCATCATGTGACACCTCCAGCGAGGTGCCAGAGGAGGGATCCATGACGGGACtcactgtgacagacagagagaccgGAAAGAGTGTGACCATCCCTCTATCTGCCATGGAGATAGAGACAG GGAGAAGAAGGACGGTCTCTGGTCCTGATACCACCTGCGCACCTGTGTCCTCCGACATTAACCTGGACCTGATCACCTCGGATCAGTATGCCGAGGCATACCTTGACCATCTGTTCTCTGACAAGGGACCTGTGGCAGAGCTGAAGAACTACTTTGTCAAGGCTAGTGACAGTCTGAGAACGCTAAGATCTGAACCAGGATGTACAAACAAGACAGGGTTGAGAAGTGGAACAGAACAAAGCGATGGAATGCATCTTGAAGACCGAGCAGAGggtgtaaatggaaaacaaataatGGACAGGGGCAAAGGTGATAAACAGGGAAAGACGGAAAGGAGAGGAAGACgagaagaggtggaggaaagcgagcagagagaggaaagtTTGAAACTGAGTATCGTGGAAACGCAGCCGGATGAGAGCCTTGATCATAGCCTTCACAGTGCAACAAGTACATGA
- the LOC123984158 gene encoding uncharacterized protein LOC123984158 isoform X1: MGQLLSSEEEIAQVKDAIGSLLYDAMLEGGAIPDLGVVHPLLLANNDEGSDSPASLQEQLQQLKGDIENRAPTYLRDLIGRLSSFSDEPRLAGLVGLVVTMVMDMAYTSSKQSSGVKGKSAGSSSCQQRVSELQEVMEEYLKRCRINLSDKSRLIQDSIRLEAQLSLILTQLKACLLGGDCDSRSLRHWASGAAFDTQVLGHLAGLEGQAEPLAARAALEQYKEDLAQIIPAYRRYKTSTVCVGKCRGGLLASCDTSSEVPEEGSMTGLTVTDRETGKSVTIPLSAMEIETGRRRTVSGPDTTCAPVSSDINLDLITSDQYAEAYLDHLFSDKGPVAELKNYFVKASDSLRTLRSEPGCTNKTGLRSGTEQSDGMHLEDRAEGVNGKQIMDRGKGDKQGKTERRGRREEVEESEQREESLKLSIVETQPDESLDHSLHSATST; the protein is encoded by the exons ATGGGCCAGCTGTTGTCATCAGAAGAAGAGATTGCTCAAGTGAAGGATGCAATTGGTTCTCTCCTCTACGACGCCATGTTGGAAGGCGGTGCCATACCTGACCTCGGAGTCGTCCACCCTCTCCTCCTAGCCAATAACGATGAGGGCTCTGACTCCCCGGCCAGCCTCCAGGAACAACTGCAACAG CTGAAGGGCGACATTGAGAACAGGGCGCCGACCTACCTGAGGGATCTGATCGGCCGATTGTCAAGCTTCTCAGATGAGCCCCGCCTGGCCGGCCTGGTGGGATTAGTGGTTACTATGGTGATGGACATGGCCTACACATCATCAAAGCAGTCATCAGGTGTGAAAGGGAAGTCAGCGGGGTCATCATCATGCCAG CAGAGAGTCTCGGAGCTCCAGGAGGTGATGGAGGAGTACCTGAAGCGCTGTAGGATCAACCTAAGTGACAAAAGCAGGCTGATCCAGGACTCCATCAGACTTGAGGCCCAGCTTAGCCTCATCCTTACACAGCTGAAGGCCTGTCTGCTGGGGGGAGACTGTGACTCCAG GTCTCTGAGACACTGGGCCAGTGGAGCGGCATTTGACACCCAGGTGTTGGGTCACCTAGCTGGTCTTGAGGGTCAGGCAGAGCCTCTGGCTGCAAGGGCAGCACTGGAGCAATACAAGGAAGATCTCGCACAGATTATACCTGCTTACAG GCGTTATAAGACcagtactgtgtgtgttgggaAATGTCGAGGGGGTCTTCTAGCATCATGTGACACCTCCAGCGAGGTGCCAGAGGAGGGATCCATGACGGGACtcactgtgacagacagagagaccgGAAAGAGTGTGACCATCCCTCTATCTGCCATGGAGATAGAGACAG GGAGAAGAAGGACGGTCTCTGGTCCTGATACCACCTGCGCACCTGTGTCCTCCGACATTAACCTGGACCTGATCACCTCGGATCAGTATGCCGAGGCATACCTTGACCATCTGTTCTCTGACAAGGGACCTGTGGCAGAGCTGAAGAACTACTTTGTCAAGGCTAGTGACAGTCTGAGAACGCTAAGATCTGAACCAGGATGTACAAACAAGACAGGGTTGAGAAGTGGAACAGAACAAAGCGATGGAATGCATCTTGAAGACCGAGCAGAGggtgtaaatggaaaacaaataatGGACAGGGGCAAAGGTGATAAACAGGGAAAGACGGAAAGGAGAGGAAGACgagaagaggtggaggaaagcgagcagagagaggaaagtTTGAAACTGAGTATCGTGGAAACGCAGCCGGATGAGAGCCTTGATCATAGCCTTCACAGTGCAACAAGTACATGA